Proteins from one Malassezia vespertilionis chromosome 2, complete sequence genomic window:
- a CDS encoding uncharacterized protein (COG:O; EggNog:ENOG503P0XV; MEROPS:MER0001299) → MSFDQLLVPPSPGDEPPRVMELYEVLRALKWAQRDERVRGIVADFSALHVPPTVAPQRLGLAQMEEILQALHEFHAAKHEQFGADHTASIAWTDTFDNQGAYLLASGFDRVYMQPSGQVPLVGLSSQIPFFKRLLHWAGIRVHAEAREEYKSMVSPFIQETLPPAQLAEHSKLLGELNRGYAYAVGVSRFANLAPCEATDRVAALAHNGPFTAKEAKDNGLIDDICYKRDILKQLLTPEELELEKTGGNALRRFKTLMHYAQTSDDTFARTLSKDEVVRVGVVYLLGGISNASGPFSVSAAIQGLKEAVQDPEIKTIVLRIDSGGGDVVASETLWDAVRRVRSEFGKPVIASFGNTAASGAYYVATATDTIFAGENTVTGSIGVAALRPTITHALLDRLQLNVQGFFTGSSAQSTLQDLDADQLAHMKKSIDATYADFLDKVKQGRALSNDVLREVAGGRVMTGLTAWTQCAIGAAQSGAPGAALSAQGTTLQDAAALLSQWRTESKTGTSGNDAIYVERQGPFTNVHSLQDAAQEAQDAAIQADLARISHQTSPYGRGLIDAIGGLWDAAMHATNLTLQMEAKALQEQHQVSEEEAMAMLRPKCGRADNPTHAHALTADVRLVRFPADVPFWQRIQQFGIPREPNLGTLLRSLVALWTFWMPSGGLGMDASLLRELENVGGTKLKAEYPFGTQFV, encoded by the coding sequence ATGTCGTTTGACCAGCTGCTTGTGCCGCCATCGCCTGGCGATGAGCCGCCGCGTGTGATGGAACTGTAcgaggtgctgcgcgcgctgaaatgggcgcagcgcgatgagcgcgtgcgtggcaTCGTTGCCGATTTtagcgcgctgcatgtccCTCCGACGGTAGCTCCACAGCGACTGGGGCTTGCGCAAATGGAAGAGATTCTGCAGGCGCTTCATGAATTCCACGCGGCCAAGCACGAGCAGTTCGGTGCAGATCATACCGCCTCGATTGCATGGACCGATACGTTTGATAACCAAGGAGCGTACCTGCTTGCGAGTGGATTTGACCGCGTGTACATGCAGCCGTCTGGGCAGGTACCGCTGGTCGGTCTTTCCTCGCAGATCCCCTTTTTCAAGCGCTTACTGCACTGGGCCGGCATCCGAGTTCAtgccgaagcgcgcgaagagTACAAGTCCATGGTGAGTCCTTTTATACAAGAGACGCTGCCGCCTGCACAACTTGCAGAACATTccaagctgcttggcgagctgaATCGAGGATACGCGTACGCCGTTGGTGTCAGTCGCTTTGCCAACCTTGCGCCTTGTGAGGCCACCGACCGGGTCGCTGCTCTTGCGCACAACGGCCCCTTTACTGCCAAAGAGGCCAAGGACAACGGTTTGATTGATGACATCTGCTACAAGCGCGACATTCTCAAGCAGCTGTTAACCCCAGAAGAGCTGGAACTAGAGAAAACGGgtggcaatgcgctgcgaAGATTCAAGACACTGATGCACTATGCTCAAACGAGTGATGATAcctttgcgcgcacgctcagCAAAGACGAAGTGGTCCGCGTCGGTGTCGTGTATCTCCTCGGCGGAATCAGCAACGCATCGGGTCCTTTTTCCGTCTCTGCTGCGATCCAAGGCCTTAAGGAAGCCGTGCAGGACCCCGAGATCAAAACAATCGTTTTGCGTATTGActctggcggcggcgacgtcGTTGCGAGCGAGACGCTATGGGAtgctgtgcgtcgcgtcCGCAGTGAATTCGGCAAGCCTGTGATTGCATCGTTTGGCAACACAGCCGCGAGTGGTGCATACTACGTCGCGACAGCGACAGATACCATTTTTGCCGGGGAGAACACTGTGACCGGCAGTATTGGCGtggcagcgctgcgccccaCTATTACacatgcgctgctcgaccgCCTGCAACTCAACGTTCAAGGGTTCTTCACCGGCTCCTCCGCCCAAAGCACGCTTCAAGATCTGGATGCCGATCAACTTGCGCATATGAAAAAAAGCATCGACGCGACCTATGCCGATTTTCTCGACAAGGTCAAGCAAGGTCGTGCGCTATCGAACGATGTGCTCCGCGAGGTCGCGGGCGGGCGTGTCATGACTGGCCTGACAGCATGGACGCAGTGTGCGAttggcgccgcacagaGTGGCGCGCCCGGTGCGGCATTGAGTGCTCAAGGTACGACGCTCCAAGACGCAGCCGCACTCTTGAGCCAATGGCGCACAGAAAGCAAAACGGGCACGTCGGGAAACGATGCCATCTACGTAGAGCGCCAAGGGCCATTCACGAATGTGCACTCTCTTCAAGATGCAGCCCAGGAGGCCCAAGATGCGGCAATTCAAGCAGATCTCGCGCGTATTTCGCACCAAACCTCGCCGTATGGCCGCGGATTGATCGATGCCATCGGCGGCCTGTGGgatgcagcgatgcatgcgACCAACCTGACGCTCCAGATGGAGGCCAAGGCACTCCAGGAACAGCACCAAGTGAGCGAGGAAGAAGCCAtggcgatgctgcgcccgAAATGCGGGCGTGCAGACAATCCTACGCACGCCCACGCGCTCACCGCTGACGTACGTCTCGTGCGCTTTCCGGCAGATGTACCATTCTGGCAGCGCATACAGCAGTTTGGCATCCCGAGAGAGCCTAACCTTGGCACGCTGCTTCGCTCACTCGTAGCGCTCTGGACGTTTTGGATGCCCAGCGGAGGTCTTGGCATGGATGCGAgtttgctgcgcgaacTAGAGAATGTCGGGGGCACCAAGCTCAAGGCCGAGTACCCATTTGGGACGCAGTTTGTCTAG
- the PRO2 gene encoding glutamate-5-semialdehyde dehydrogenase (BUSCO:EOG0926388H; EggNog:ENOG503NU0M; COG:E) — protein sequence MTQDLHDVAVVAKDARTAYEESLHLLSELSPAEADAARSDTLREIAAALERLEHEIKAANERDVEEATLLAKQGKLSKQMVSRLDLFAKPGKWDSMVKGVRDVAKLASPLDICTRATRLAEGQEGAGGALDMYSVTCPIGVLLCIFEARPEVIVNIASLAVKSGNAAILKGGKESRRTAAVLARCIAEALSRSVLPLNLVQMVNTREEIQHLVKMDEFIDLVVPRGSKELVLSIQNETRIPVLGHADGLCSAYVHSDAPHALACALVLDSKLDYPSACNAIETLLVHKDHLTSGLWKELAIALLTKGVRLHCDARSLEVVRNEVLPTHDVASLVEAATKADYKTEYLDLELAVRVTDHVEAAVDHINRNGSGHTDIIICAPCSGAKKSMSAAAIFTRSLSSSSVFVNASSRFADGFRFGFGAEVGISTARTHARGPVGLDGLVTYKYIVKGDGDVAHTVGAFAPGENARAWAHTPIEKVYPSV from the coding sequence ATGACTCAAGACTTGCACGACGTTGCTGTAGTTGCGAAGGACGCACGTACTGCGTACGAAGAATCTCTTCATCTGCTTTCGGAGCTGTCCCCAGCAGAGGCGGATGCTGCTCGGTCGgatacgctgcgcgaaattgccgcagcgctggagcgcctTGAGCACGAGATCAAGGCCGCCAACGAGCGCGACGTAGAAGAAGCGACACTGTTGGCCAAGCAAGGAAAGCTTTCTAAGCAGATGGTGTCGCGCTTGGATCTTTTTGCCAAGCCTGGCAAGTGGGATAGCATGGTAAAAGgtgtgcgcgacgttgcgaagcttgcgtcgccgctggatatctgcacgcgcgccacaCGCCTCGCCGAAGGACAGGAGGGTGCAGGGGGCGCTTTGGACATGTACAGTGTTACCTGCCCGATTGGAGTATTGCTTTGCATTTTTGAGGCACGCCCCGAGGTGATTGTCAATATCGCGAGCCTTGCGGTCAAGTCTGGCAACGCGGCGATCCTCAAAGGCGGAAAAGAATcacggcgcaccgccgctgtacttgcgcggtgcattgCCGAAGCGCTTTCCCGCAGTGTGCTCCCTTTGAACTTGGTCCAGATGGTCAACACGCGCGAAGAGATCCAGCATCTGGTCAAGATGGACGAGTTTATCGACTTGGTCGTTCCACGTGGCTCGAAGGAACTGGTGCTCAGCATCCAAAATGAGACGCGCATCCCTGTGCTGGGCCATGCCGACGGTCTATGCAGTGCTTATGTACACAGcgatgcaccgcacgcgcttgcgtgcgcgcttgtgcttgaTTCAAAACTCGATTACCCATCCGCTTGCAATGCGATCGAAACGCTCCTTGTGCACAAGGACCATCTTACGTCGGGTCTCTGGAAAGAGCTTGCCATAGCACTGCTTACCAAGGGCGTCCGGCTTCACTGCGATGCACGGAGCTTGGAGGTGGTGCGCAATGAAGTGCTTCCCACACACGACGTTGCCTCGCTCGTAGAGGCCGCCACCAAAGCCGACTACAAAACGGAGTATCTCGATCTCGagcttgctgtgcgcgtCACGGACCATGTCGAGGCAGCCGTTGACCACATAAACAGAAACGGCTCTGGTCACACAGACATAATtatttgcgcgccgtgctcgggCGCGAAAAAGTCCATGTCCGCCGCTGCGATCTTCACGCGCTCCCTTTCCTCCTCCAGTGTCTTTGTCAATGCATCTtcgcgctttgccgatGGTTTCCGTTTTGGATTTGGCGCCGAAGTTGGCATTAGTACTGCTCGCACACACGCGCGTGGTCCTGTGGGGCTCGACGGCCTTGTCACGTACAAGTACATTGTCAAGGGCGACGGCGATGTTGCCCATACCGTcggtgcgtttgcgccgggcgaaaatgcgcgcgcttgggcgcaCACACCGATAGAAAAGGTATACCCGTCTGTATAG
- the lag1 gene encoding sphingosine N-acyltransferase (EggNog:ENOG503NYZN; COG:U; TransMembrane:5 (o57-79i115-133o189-218i239-262o293-311i)), with protein sequence MCQRVRNFAHASFFLDGVVPSSGIQHNGGLWNSVRGIWFAPAPSAQYVQYEHSASDALFALTWGIVLLALRGVLMRVLFVPIAHVLVKRPAPDKLNQLSHRAKYEKNIDRFGEQFWAVVLYCTSFLLVCTSAYRQKLWPWDPKMLWQDYPQTTLDGLTKAMYLWEASNYVHQVFVINLEQRRSDYVQMFFHHIVTLLLIGGSYVGNFTRIGTVILLLLDPSDVLLALAKMLKYMGWQTLCDIMFGAFMISWTIFRHIFYMIVLKSCIMDAPRLIKFAPTIDIQSGYAFTKTSFRIFIGLLIVLQLVLLVWYSMILKVAMRVVTNDGAIDSRSDEESE encoded by the coding sequence ATGTGTCAACGTGTGCGGAActttgcgcacgcatcCTTCTTTCTCGACGGCGTGGTGCCAAGCAGCGGGATACAGCACAACGGGGGGCTGTGGAATAGCGTGCGTGGAATTTGGtttgcgccagcgccgtcGGCGCAGTATGTACAGTATGAGCACAGTGCGAGTGACGCGCTATTTGCACTTACATGGGGTATTGTACTTCTTGCCTTGCGGGGGGTGTTGATGCGCGTACTCTTTGTTCCCATCGCGCATGTGTTGGTCAAGCGACCTGCGCCTGATAAGCTTAATCAGCTGTCGCATCGCGCCAAGTACGAAAAGAATATCGACcgctttggcgagcagtTCTGGGCTGTCGTGCTCTATTGTACCTCTTTTCTTCTCGTGTGCACATCTGCATACCGGCAGAAGCTGTGGCCTTGGGACCCTAAAATGCTTTGGCAAGACTACCCGCAAACGACACTGGATGGACTGACCAAGGCTATGTACCTCTGGGAGGCATCGAACTACGTCCACCAAGTCTTTGTGATCAatctcgagcagcgccgctccgACTATGTACAAATGTTTTTCCACCATATTGTCACGCTGTTGCTCATTGGCGGCTCGTATGTGGGCAATTTTACACGGATCGGCACCGTGATTCTCTTGCTTTTGGACCCCAGCGATGTACTCTTGGCGCTCGCCAAGATGCTCAAGTACATGGGGTGGCAGACGCTTTGCGATATCATGTTTGGCGCATTTATGATTTCTTGGACCATCTTTCGGCACATTTTTTATATGATCGTGCTCAAGTCTTGCATcatggatgcgccgcgcctaATCAAGTTTGCGCCGACGATCGACATACAGTCGGGATATGCTTTTACCAAAACGAGCTTCCGCATTTTCATTGGGCTACTGATTGTACTGCAGCTCGTGCTCCTCGTTTGGTATTCCATGATCCTTAAGGTTGCAATGCGTGTGGTCACTAATGATGGTGCTATCGACTcacgcagcgacgaggagtCCGAGTAG
- a CDS encoding uncharacterized protein (EggNog:ENOG503Q54H; COG:T; COG:U), whose translation MAAHFDVLILGTGVPEGVLSAALSRAGKTVLHVDANAYYGESWASLSLAELAAWAHNTPGATLAFPRANTEGRVPEEMKPLDRYYSLSLRPTLLPSHGPMIEAVVRSNVATYATFRLLDHVATFNATSAQLERVPSNKSEIFKHKGVSLADKRRLMRFLQLAAEHDRSSLPPTLSGVLSDTLQLTPALQSALQYGAALSWGADEATETAFGRVHTYLKSLGKYGDGAYLCGQYGGAGELAQGFARSSAVHGGMFILGHAVENLAYNDAQWSLSLAGIPDTFTADQLAAPSAVLGKHVQTIVAHEHLAIFVTDTPLDWERVAHTGLEEEATTPETALLVFPPGSVGANERAVMVLMQGEGTFSCPKGQYVFYITTHTGGPDLHTPQTVLGPSLVQLETLLAVPGRPPILTLYTSRAIPDQDEHTAPAFVDTTARSTSAVPRSSLDLEADAPSQPIPNMTEILDLAVQDAEHAFWQIAGTESLREEARHVAYARQKHHDIAAYQGRGGAEPDKEKAPPRAALEFFSPATEKDEAM comes from the coding sequence atggcggcgcattttgACGTGCTGATCCTCGGCACGGGCGTCCCAGAAGGCGTTCTTTCTGCCGCACTGAGCCGCGCCGGTAAGACGGTTTTGCACGTAGATGCCAACGCCTACTATGGGGAGTCATGGGCGAGTCTTTCGCTTGCAGAGCTCGCCGCGTGGGCACACAATACGCCCGGCGCAACGCTCGCATTTCCACGCGCAAACACGGAAGGCCGAGTGCCGGAGGAAATGAAGCCGCTTGATCGATACTACTCGCTCTCGCTGCGCCCGACACTGCTTCCATCGCACGGCCCTATGATTGAGGCGGTCGTGCGCTCGAATGTAGCGACGTACGCAACCTTTCGTCTTTTGGACCATGTCGCTACATTCAATGCAACGAGTGCGCAGTTGGAGCGCGTTCCGAGCAACAAGAGCGAGATTTTTAAGCACAAAGGTGTCTCACTCGCAGATAAGCGCCGGCTCATGCGGTtcctgcagcttgccgcagaGCACGACCGTtcgtcgctgccgccgaCACTGTCGGGCGTGCTGAGCGACACGCTGCAACTTActccagcgctgcaaagtGCACTGCAGTACGGTGCTGCTCTTTCGTGGGGTGCAGACGAAGCGACAGAGACTGCCTTCGGTAGGGTGCACACCTACCTCAAGAGCCTTGGCAAGTACGGCGACGGAGCGTACCTTTGCGGTCAGTACGGCGGTGCGGGTGAACTTGCGCAAGGATTTGCGCGCTCGTCTGCCGTGCATGGCGGCATGTTCATTTTAGGACATGCAGTGGAAAATCTCGCGTACAACGATGCGCAATGGTCGCTTTCACTCGCCGGCATCCCCGACACCTTCACAGCCGACCAGCTGGCCGCGCCGTCTGCGGTCTTGGGGAAGCACGTCCAAACGAttgtcgcgcacgagcaccTTGCCATTTTTGTTACCGATACGCCACTGGACTGGgaacgcgtcgcgcataCAGGCCTTGAGGAGGAGGCAACGACGCCCGAAACCGCCCTGCTTGTCTTTCCGCCCGGTAGCGTCGGCGCGAATGAGCGTGCAGTGATGGTGCTCATGCAAGGCGAAGGCACATTTTCGTGTCCCAAAGGACAATACGTTTTCTACATCACTACACACACCGGCGGCCCTGACTTGCATACGCCACAAACCGTGCTCGGCCCCTCTTTGGTGCAGCTTGAGACGTTGTTGGCAGTGCCGGGAAGGCCACCTATTTTGACACTGTATacctcgcgcgccatccCTGACCAAGATGAGCACACAGCGCCCGCCTTTGTAGACACAACGGCGAGGAGCAcgagcgccgtgccgcgctcctcgctCGATCTCGAGGCAgatgcgccgtcgcaaCCGATTCCCAACATGACCGAAATCCTCGACCTTGCCGTCCAggacgccgagcacgcGTTTTGGCAGATTGCAGGCACGgaatcgctgcgcgaagaggcACGGCATGTTGCGTATGCGCGGCAGAAACACCACGATATAGCAGCGTACCAAGGCCGAGGTGGCGCAGAGCCCGACAAAgaaaaagcgccgccgcgcgccgcgctcgagttTTTTTCACCTGCAACGGAAAAAGACGAGGCTATGTAG
- a CDS encoding tripeptidyl-peptidase II (MEROPS:MER0006297; COG:O; EggNog:ENOG503NY5S), translated as MRTLAVASLKRANPFLHSKALFSVPRMPISTSHAREAGEPAFPVEGLLPKQATMAESFLQRFPKYNGRGVRVAVLDTGVDPAALGLDGPNKVVDVIDCTGGGDVPLRVVEAQASSYDDAFEVVSPETGRKLLVSRNWSNPSGVWNVGTKRAYDFWPSELVQRRTAQRKQAFDVSHAALLQAARQNLTEAEQDKTAEVSAQRKEEARAQIEVLQALQKSWHDPGPVIEAVVFHDGSNWRAAVGGAEGDVHDPSAGEPVAQRANIVDLRASPCLTDFRTEREWASFGTMDLLTYTVNILDDGKLLSLVTLSGTHGTHVAGIIGAKTEEEATNGVAPGAEIVSLKIGDARLGSMEQGQALLRAVQALVDTQCDVANMSFGEDGGFGVENKGAFVDALKRVIHERGLLYVSSAGNNGPALTTVGQPGGTTSDVLSVGAYVNAGAMQRAEYALIDDDVRSSPTTWSSRGPTADGADGVSIYAPGAAITSICKYALQSKQLMNGTSMSSPNAAGAVALLVSGLKDQGIPVTPWRVYRAIQETAQDVADPLGVRFIDVDKAWDYLMEHRDDAYADARFDVHITPAGKPLNGSADMRGIYLREAAETQRVNQCTVHVAPKFKEADTERAFHLEIRAALKASEPWIHVPTFLALGCNGRSFEVRVAANELPPGLHSARISAYDTNDQRTKLFDIPVTVAKPVIAGPTYQFPHVRLASGQMQRQFVQVPHGATWAQIRLRSTRHEITGTSVRFWLHLVQLEPQKRLSKVEDAFIMALNENEPVAKKIQVRGGMTLEVCAAEFWSSKAGFDLDMEMEFHGLQVGPSSTESGVALLGGSGMGRVEVASMLRVEECKPQAVLEKRRSFVRPSKADIRPLLAPRDKLPSGHQLNELVLMYPLSFKETTTFTYSLPVSGNLYDNSISLLVQIVDRNNAEVHFGDIYPKEVTLLRGDYTVRVQALHSFSAVLEKRRNMVFQMDEALVKPKEVVLNMYRDQVDLFGSVDDGKLDMFKLLPGERRVLCIDTNLEGENLPASAPGDVLLGSLRFGGHDKVPLQLVVPPPPVKAKEDAPSDPPQLPELLADVAKKLQGDDRQAFLDAVTAQHPDSLDILEARLEAIAVDAVEDAENAIGAADAILAQIDQDKLLLWLGAKQPPALEQTAEQKRVSKQFHAQKKALELALTRKATAQLLRGDTEAFQETLLQSRKYMPDTGKDSKAQALHSNLVIAWHENNGRYAQALRAVRKLIEELGHGTDETLAELKKARALERSLLEKLGWDVWAAYAQRWSWLQEHAAPAPF; from the exons ATGCGCACG CTTGCTGTGGCGTCACTGAAACGTGCTAATCCTTTTCTGCATTCCAAGGCGCTATTTTCCGTTCCCAGAATGCCGATCAGCACGAGTCATGCGCGAGAAGCGGGAGAGCCTGCATTTCCTGTAGAAGGGCTGCTGCCGAAACAGGCGACCATGGCGGAATCGTTTCTCCAACGGTTTCCCAAGTACAATGGGCGCGGAGTTCGCGTTGCTGTGCTGGATACTGGTGTAGATCCAGCCGCATTGGGCCTCGATGGCCCGAATAAGGTGGTCGATGTGATCGACTGtaccggcggcggcgatgtTCCGCTGCGTGTTGTCGAGGCGCAAGCGTCCAGTTACGACGACGCTTTCGAGGTCGTCTCTCCTGAAACTGGACGCAAATTGCTTGTTTCACGCAACTGGTCCAACCCAAGCGGCGTGTGGAACGTCGGCACAAAACGCGCCTATGATTTTTGGCCGTCGGAACTggtccagcggcgcacggcgcagcgtaaGCAGGCGTTTGATGTGagccatgcagcgcttctgcaagcggcgcgccaaaatcTGACTGAAGCTGAGCAGGACAAGACGGCTGAGGTcagtgcgcagcgcaaagaagaggcgcgcgcgcaaattgaggtgctgcaggcgctgcaaaaatCGTGGCACGACCCTGGCCCTGTCATCGAGGCTGTCGTATTCCACGACGGGTCTAACTGGCGTGCTGCggtgggcggcgccgaggGCGATGTGCATGATCCTAGCGCGGGTGAACcggtcgcgcagcgtgccaaCATTGtggatttgcgcgcctcgcctTGTCTCACTGATTTTCGCACCGAGCGCGAATGGGCTTCATTTGGCACGATGGACTTGCTCACCTACACGGTCAATATCCTCGACGATGGCAAGCTCCTTTCGCTCGTGACACTCTCTGGCACGCATGGTACGCACGTAGCCGGAATCATTGGTGCAAAAACCGAGGAAGAAGCGACGAacggcgtcgcgcctggTGCCGAGATTGTGAGCCTCAAAATTGGCGATGCACGACTTGGAAGCATGGAGCAGGGCCAGGCGCTCCTGCGTGCGGTACAGGCCCTGGTCGATACACAGTGCGATGTCGCCAACATGTCTTTCGGCGAGGACGGCGGTTTTGGCGTCGAAAACAAGGGCGCGTTTGTCGACGCCCTCAAGCGTGTCATTCACGAGCGCGGACTTTTGTACGTCAGCTCTGCAGGGAACAATGGCCCTGCGCTTACCACCGTCGGCCAGCCTGGCGGCACTACGTCCGATGTGCTGAGTGTCGGCGCGTATGTCAACGCaggcgcgatgcagcgcgcagagTATGCGCTTATTgacgacgatgtgcgcTCCAGCCCCACTACCTGGAGCAGCCGCGGCCCTAccgccgacggcgccgacggcgtCTCGATTTACGCGCCTGGCGCAGCGATCACTAGCATCTGTAAGTATGCGCTGCAGTCCAAGCAGCTGATGAATGGCACTTCGATGAGCAGCCCCAACGCTGCCGGCGccgttgcgctgcttgtgaGCGGCCTCAAAGACCAAGGAATCCCTGTCACGCCCTGGCGTGTCTATCGCGCCATCCAAGAGACCGCACAAGACGTTGCCGATCCGCTTGGTGTGCGGTTCATCGACGTAGACAAGGCGTGGGATTATCTGATGGAGCACCGCGACGATGCCTACGCCGATGCACGATTCGATGTGCACATAACGCCCGCTGGCAAGCCGCTGAACGGCTCGGCGGATATGCGTGGAATCTACCTCCGTGAAGCCGCAGAGACACAGCGTGTGAATCAGTGCACCGTGCACGTCGCACCAAAATTTAAAGAGGCTGATACGGAACGCGCATTCCACTTGGAGATCCGCGCGGCACTGAAAGCGAGCGAGCCTTGGATCCACGTCCCAACCTTCCTCGCCCTCGGCTGCAACGGCCGCTCGTTTGAGGTGCGTGTCGCAGCGAATGAGCTGCCTCCAGgtctgcacagcgcgcgcatttctgCGTACGACACAAATGACCAGCGGACGAAACTGTTTGATATCCCCGTGACGGTGGCCAAACCCGTTATCGCTGGCCCTACCTACCAATTCCCCCACGTCCGTCTCGCCTCGGgccagatgcagcgccagttTGTGCAAGttccgcacggcgcgaCATGGGCGCAAATCCGACTGCGCAGTACGCGGCACGAAATTACTGGTACAAGTGTGCGGTTCTGGCTTCACCTTGTCCAACTCGAGCCGCAAAAACGGCTGAGCAAGGTCGAGGATGCATTTATCATGGCGCTCAATGAGAACGAGCCCGTGGCAAAAAAGATCCAGGTGCGTGGTGGTATGACACTCGAAGTTTGCGCTGCGGAATTCTGGTCGAGCAAGGCGGGGTTCGACTTGGACATGGAGATGGAGTTCCACGGTTTGCAAGTTGGCCCCAGCAGCACGGAAAGCGGtgttgcgcttcttggAGGCAGTGGCATGGGCAGAGTAGAGGTGGCGAGTATGCTGCGTGTCGAGGAATGCAAACCCCAAGCGGTGCTCGagaagcgccgctcgttTGTGCGGCCCTCCAAAGCAGACATCCGTCCGCTTCTTGCGCCACGCGACAAACTTCCTTCGGGCCACCAGCTGAATGAGCTCGTGTTGATGTATCCCCTTTCCTTCAAAGAAACCACCACATTTACCTACAGCCTCCCTGTTTCCGGTAACCTGTACGACAACAGCATCTCGCTCCTGGTCCAAATCGTAGACAGGAACAATGCCGAGGTCCACTTTGGCGATATTTATCCCAAGGAAGTGACGCTCCTGCGCGGAGACTACACCGTCCGCGTTCAAGCATTGCACTCCTTTAGTGCCGTGCTGGAAAAGAGGCGCAACATGGTATTCCAGATGGACGAAGCGCTCGTAAAGCCAAAAGAAGTTGTTCTGAACATGTACCGCGATCAAGTCGACCTGTTTGGCTCTGTCGACGACGGCAAGCTCGACATGTTCAAGCTCTTGCCGGGTGAGCGGCGagtgctgtgcatcgaTACAAACTTGGAAGGAGAGAATTTGCCAGCATCAGCGCCAGGCGACGTCTTGCTGGGCTCTTTACGCTTTGGGGGGCACGACAAGGTGCCTCTCCAACTCGTCGTCCCGCCCCCGCCTGTAAAAGCCAAGGAGGATGCGCCGTCTGATCCGCCCCAACTCCctgagctgctcgccgacGTCGCGAAGAAGTTGCAAGGCGACGATCGCCAGGCATTCCTCGATGCAGTCACTGCTCAGCATCCGGACAGCCTTGATATTCTcgaggcgcggctcgaAGCGATCGCCGTCGACGCTGTCGAAGATGCAGAAAACGCCATCGGAGCAGCGGATGCCATCCTTGCGCAAATTGACCAggacaagctgctgctgtgGCTCGGTGCAAAGCAGCCGCCAGCGTTGGAGCAAACGGCCGAGCAAAAGCGCGTAAGCAAGCAATTCCACGCGCAGAAAAAAGCATTGGAGCTTGCTTTGACGCGCAAAGCAACGGCACAGCTTCTTCGCGGCGACACTGAAGCATTCCAGGAAACGCTGCTGCAGTCGCGCAAGTACATGCCCGACACCGGCAAAGACTCCAAAGCACAGGCACTGCACTCGAACCTCGTCATTGCGTGGCACGAGAACAATGGCCGATatgcacaagcgctgcgcgccgtgcgcaagctcaTCGAAGAGTTGGGCCACGGCACCGATGAAACGCTCGCGGAGCtgaaaaaagcgcgcgcattggaGCGGTCCTTGCTCGAGAAACTTGGCTGGGATGTATGGGCGGCGTATGCACAGCGCTGGTCCTGGCTCCAAgagcatgcagcgccggcgccatTTTAA